In Tachysurus fulvidraco isolate hzauxx_2018 chromosome 11, HZAU_PFXX_2.0, whole genome shotgun sequence, one DNA window encodes the following:
- the appbp2 gene encoding amyloid protein-binding protein 2, protein MAAVELEWIPETLYNTAISAVVDNYSRSRRDIRLLPENIQFDVYYKLYQQGRLCQLGGEFCELEVFAKVLRASDKRHLLHHCFQALMDHGVKVASILANSFSRRCSYIAESDAHVKEKAIQFGFVLGGFLSDAGWYGDAEKVFISCLQLCMLHDEILHWYRALECCVRLLHVRNGNCKYHLGEETFKLAQSYMDKLAKHSHHANKAALYGELCALLFAKSHYDEAYRWCIEAIKEITVGLPVKVVVDVLRQASKACVVKREFRKAEQLIKHAVFLAREHFGQKHPKYSDTLLDYGFYLLNVDNICQSVAIYQTALDIRQSVFGGKNIHVATAHEDLAYSSYVHQYSSGKFDNALFHAERAIDIITHILPEDHLLLASSKRVKALILEEIAIDCHNKETEERLLQEAHDLHLSSLQLAKKAFGEFNVQTAKHYGNLGRLYQSMRKFKEAEEMHIKAIQIKEQLLGQEDYEVALSVGHLASLYNYDMNQYDDAERLYLRSIAIGKKLFGEGYSGLEYDYRGLIKLYNSVGNYEKVFEYHNILSNWNRLRDRQFAVADALEDVNTSPQATDEVVQSFLLSNSHAVGRSCMG, encoded by the exons ATGGCCGCTGTGGAGCTGGAGTGGATCCCTGAGACCCTGTACAACACCGCTATATCAGCCGTAGTGGATAATTACAGTCGGTCGCGACGGGACATACGCTTACTTCCCGAAAATATCCAATTTGATGTCTACTAcaag CTTTACCAGCAAGGCCGGCTTTGCCAGCTGGGAGGGGAGTTCTGTGAGCTTGAGGTCTTTGCTAAAGTCCTCAGAGCATCTGACAAAAG GCACCTCCTACATCACTGTTTCCAGGCACTAATGGACCATGGCGTGAAAGTGGCATCAATCCTGGCCAACTCTTTCAGCCGTAGATGCTCGTATATTGCCGAGTCAGACGCTCACGTTAAAGAGAAAGCCATCCAATTCGGCTTTGTTTTAG GTGGCTTTCTGTCAGATGCTGGTTGGTATGGGGATGCAGAAAAGGTCTTTATCTCATGTCTCCAGTTGTGTATGTTACACGATGAGATCCTGCACTGGTATCGTGCACTGGAGTGCTGTGTGAG ATTGCTTCACGTGCGCAATGGCAACTGCAAATATCACTTGGGAGAAGAGACGTTCAAACTGGCCCAGTCGTACATGGATAAGCTAGCCAAACACAGTCACCATGCCAACAAGGCTGCCCTTTATGGAGAACTGTGTGCTTTGCTCTTTGCCAAAAGCCACTATGATGAG GCTTACCGCTGGTGTATAGAGGCTATAAAGGAAATCACTGTTGGGCTGCCTGTGAAAGTGGTGGTTGATGTCCTGAGACAAGCCTCTAAG GCATGTGTTGTTAAAAGGGAGTTCAGGAAAGCTGAGCAGCTGATAAAACATGCAGTATTTCTAGCACG GGAACATTTTGGACAGAAGCACCCAAAGTACTCTGATACGCTGCTAGATTATGGATTTTATCTTCTAAATGTGGATAACATTTGCCAGTCTGTCGCCATATATCAG acgGCTCTGGATATTCGTCAGTCTGTGTTTGGAGGGAAAAATATCCATGTGGCCACGGCGCACGAGGACCTAGCATACTCCTCTTATGTGCACCAGTATAGCTCTGGAAAATTTGACAATGCACT ATTTCATGCAGAACGGGCCATAGACATCATAACTCACATTCTCCCTGAGGATCATCTACTACTGGCCTCTTCCAAGAGGGTGAAAG CACTGATTCTGGAGGAAATTGCCATAGACTGCCATaataaagaaacagaagagCGCCTTCTGCAGGAGGCCCATGACCTGCACCTCTCCTCCCTCCAGCTGGCCAAAAAAGCCTTTGGAGAGTTTAACGTCCAGACGGCGAAACATTACGGCAACCTGGGACGTCTGTATCAGTCTATGCGCAAGTTTAag GAAGCTGAGGAGATGCACATCAAGGCCATCCAAATCAAAGAGCAGTTACTGGGACAGGAGGACTATGAAGTGGCTCTGTCTGTAGGACACTTGGCTTCCCTTTACAACTACGACATGAACCAGTACGATGACGCTGAACGGCTCTACCTTCGTTCCATCGCCATCG GTAAGAAGCTGTTTGGAGAGGGCTACAGTGGACTGGAATATGATTACAGAGGCTTGATCAAGCTTTATAACTCTGTGGGGAATTACGAGAAAGTGTTTGAGTACCACAACATCCTGTCCAACTGGAATCGTTTGAGGGACAGGCAGTTCGCAGTGGCCGACGCCCTAGAGGACGTCAACACCAGCCCGCAGGCCACGGACGAAGTAGTGCAGTCCTTTCTGCTATCAAACAGCCATGCTGTGGGACGTTCCTGTATGGGTTAA